One window of Nymphaea colorata isolate Beijing-Zhang1983 chromosome 1, ASM883128v2, whole genome shotgun sequence genomic DNA carries:
- the LOC116250815 gene encoding uncharacterized protein LOC116250815 isoform X2: MLGLSYGELFFIVGATAALIGTRDLPIIARTAGRLVGRAIGYVQSARGQIESVLQQSQVTQVHKELQDTMAQLEAIRYEIRSISVMNPGPLTKRLIDGTNTSPLSNTTNEGPTQKTSEEEHRESHVSEASNGSSMNFTSLESQATAYARLADAMNQVKGQTEKLDNEGLLVVLPVSAESTGLLHKHKGCCGAILMYEVASTTP, from the exons atgcttggGCTTTCGTATGGGGAGTTGTTCTTTATAGTTGGAGCAACTGCTGCTCTCATCG GGACTAGGGATTTGCCCATCATCGCGCGAACGGCCGGCAGGTTGGTCGGAAGAGCAATTGGCTATGTTCAATCTGCGCGGGGCCAGATTGAGAGTGTGCTGCAACAATCCCAAGTTACCCAG GTTCACAAAGAACTTCAGGACACAATGGCTCAATTAGAGGCGATACGGTATGAAATCCGAAGTATATCAGTCATGAACCCTGGTCCATTGACAAAGAGACTAATTGATGGGACAAATACTAGTCCATTAAGTAATACAACCAATGAAG GTCCAACGCAGAAGACCAGTGAGGAAGAACATAGAGAGAGTCATGTTTCAGAG GCATCAAATGGTTCATCCATGAATTTCACTTCCCTGGAATCCCAAGCAACAGCATACGCACGACTTGCAGATGCTATGAACCAAGTCAAAGGACAAACAGAGAAGCTAGACAATGAAGGCTTACTGGTTGTTCTACCTGTTTCAGCTGAGAGCACTGGGCTCCTCCACAAACATAAAG GATGCTGCGGGGCCATCCTCATGTATGAAGTTGCTTCTACTACTCCATAG
- the LOC116246128 gene encoding photosynthetic NDH subunit of subcomplex B 5, chloroplastic, with translation MASLAPKVIVTNRFPANAGAPTKFFVCKSENGGLLVYPKRLMTKRLHAVGIAEVEPDLVEEKQDRWETNSISGEDFKYGEYDDHHTYFEGQEEKMSFWEAVKYDYEAAEPPSGFQGLMSWLFLPAVLAGMVYHVQGEYLYIGAAVFVAIFCGIEMGKPDKPHNFEPQIYNMERGARDKLIADYNTMDIWDFNEKYGDLWDFTLENEKQ, from the exons ATGGCCTCCTTGGCGCCCAAGGTCATCGTTACCAATCGTTTTCCTGCAAATGCAGGGgcaccaacaaaatttttcGTCTGCAAATCCGAAAATGGAGGCCTCTTGGTCTACCCGAAAAGGCTTATGACTAAGAGGCTGCATGCTGTTGGAATAGCAGAAGTGGAGCCTGACcttgttgaagaaaaacaagaccGATGGGAGACTAACAGCATCAGTGGG GAGGATTTCAAGTACGGCGAATACGACGATCACCATACATACTTTGAAGGCCAAGAAG AAAAGATGTCATTCTGGGAAGCAGTTAAATATGACTATGAAGCAGCAGAACCTCCCTCAGGCTTTCAGG GGCTAATGTCATGGCTTTTTCTTCCTGCTGTACTGGCTGGCATGGTCTATCATGTTCAG GGGGAATATCTATACATTGGTGCAGCTGTTTTTGTAGCGATATTCTGTGGCATTGAAATGGGTAAACCGGACAAGCCCCACAACTTTGAGCCACAGATCTACAACATGGAAAGAGGAGCTAGAGACAAGCTGATAGCTGATTATAACACGATGGATATATGGGACTTCAATGAGAAGTATGGAGATCTGTGGGACTTCACTCTTGAGAATGAGAAACAATGA
- the LOC116264103 gene encoding transcription factor bHLH7, which yields MTTNPLEGMTDEFFEQILAMPGYSTATAGSGSAGTAPDAGMPVSTGMVLQMGPGGGFPGSIFPLGLSLDQGKGGFMKPEEASGSGKRFRDDAEGKSLPPAVKSTATTDEREAAQSVNLFPPFANIPPPVRAGAHQSGQGIAPCQPFHAQTATSAPVPHPPAVRPRVRARRGQATDPHSIAERLRRERIAERMKQLQELVPSSNKTDRAAMLDEIMDYVKFLRLQVNVLSMSRLGGAGTVAQLVADIPSPTIEGEASGGSSKQPQQQQVWDKWSADGTERQVAKLMEEDVGAAMQFLQSKDLCLMPISLAMAMYHTHQPDAPATRVKPEPSTQS from the exons ATGACGACGAACCCTCTGGAGGGCATGACGGATGAGTTCTTTGAGCAGATTCTCGCCATGCCCGGCTACTCGACCGCCACAGCGGGCAGCGGCTCCGCGGGCACCGCCCCCGACGCCGGCATGCCGGTGAGCACGGGGATGGTCCTGCAGATGGGCCCGGGAGGCGGTTTCCCGGGCAGTATCTTCCCTCTCGGCCTGAGCCTCGACCAGGGCAAGGGCGGTTTCATGAAGCCAGAGGAGGCGTCCGGCAGCGGAAAGCGGTTTCGCGACGACGCCGAGGGGAAGTCGCTCCCGCCGGCCGTCAAGTCTACCGCCACCACCGAC gagagagaagcCGCGCAATCGGTGAACTTGTTCCCGCCGTTCGCGAATATTCCTCCCCCGGTTCGTGCCGGCGCCCACCAG TCAGGACAAGGAATTGCACCATGCCAGCCTTTTCATGCTCAGACCGCAACCAGTGCACCTGTGCCACACCCACCAGCAGTACGTCCCAGAGTGCGTGCAAGGCGAGGCCAAGCAACAGATCCTCATAGTATTGCAGAAAGG TTACGCAGGGAAAGAATTGCTGAAAGGATGAAGCAGCTGCAGGAGTTGGTACCCAGTTCTAACAAG ACGGACAGAGCAGCCATGCTTGACGAAATTATGGACTACGTAAAGTTTCTCAGATTACAAGTAAAT GTGTTAAGCATGAGCAGGCTAGGTGGGGCAGGAACTGTTGCGCAACTAGTGGCTGACATCCCATCTCCCACTATCGAG GGAGAAGCAAGTGGAGGTTCATCCAAGCAACCGCAGCAACAACAAGTTTGGGACAAATGGTCCGCGGATGGAACAGAGCGGCAGGTTGCTAAGCTCATGGAAGAGGATGTGGGTGCAGCCATGCAGTTCCTCCAGTCTAAGGACCTCTGCCTCATGCCCATCTCACTGGCCATGGCCATGTACCACACACACCAGCCAGATGCACCTGCTACCAGAGTCAAACCAGAACCAAGCACACAATCATAG
- the LOC116246129 gene encoding uncharacterized protein LOC116246129 encodes MVMPSSLLLPSVSLSRVPTLPPPSLSSANSLFFTSGSGVFLRKSATLSLRRKNSGGAGLECHCLFGLGVPELVVIAGVAALVFGPKKLPEIGRSIGKTVRSFQEATKEFQSELKKDTAGTEETLTTDSKAEEEKQDAKIQ; translated from the exons ATGGTGATGCCTTCTTCTCTCTTGCTTccttctgtttctctctctagagtcCCGACACTGCCACCACCTTCCTTGTCGTCCGCCAACTCTCTCTTCTTCACCAGTGGCAGCGGCGTCTTCCTGAGGAAGAGCGCCACTCTGTCTCTGCGCAGGAAAAATAGTGGTGGTGCCGGGCTCGAATGCCACTGCTTGTTCGGGCTCGGGGTCCCCGAGCTCGTCGTCATTGCGGGGGTTGCGGCACTCGTCTTCGGGCCGAAGAAGCTTCCGGAGATTGGCCGGAGTATCGGAAAGACCGTCAGGAGCTTCCAGGAG GCAACAAAAGAGTTCCAGTCTGAACTGAAAAAGGACACGGCTGGTACAGAAGAGACATTGACAACAGACTCCAAAGCTGAAGAGGAGAAACAGGACGCTAAGATCCAGTGA
- the LOC116245939 gene encoding rRNA-processing protein EFG1-like — translation MAHGGYGRRRIAQRGRVSRQPRGLAAERKPKSASLKNQIRSVERILLRKNLPAEVRDAQEKRLEELKRQQDIQNQSVIERKLSMRYRRVKFFERRKIERRIRRLERLQRTADQVAQDQIAQQLFQLREDLEYVRFFPKSEKYVSLFMGGDDVDIVDRRNRLRKQIKANLLAAAASGKDLEETGSDEDGPLDVSEDDFFLSGSSSDEADADDEWTDINTREQASGASGRATSGMSSDEKNQRQIYVRALLPPPRIRSAHRGGFSCSSSTNTSTPKGELSSSSNTSQTSRRTSKLGGSSKSLNSRSSNLSSNSDSYKPKRKRQWKKRKQA, via the exons ATGGCTCACGGCGGGTATGGGAGGCGGAGGATCGCACAGCGTGGACGCGTCAGCAGGCAGCCGAGGGGACTCGCCGCCGAGAGGAAGCCCAAGTCGGCGTCCCTCAAGAACCAAATTCGATCCGTAGAGCGTATCCTTCTTCGAAAG AACCTTCCTGCTGAAGTGAGGGATGCTCAGGAAAAGAGATTAGAAGAACTGAAAAGGCAACAGGATATTCAAAATCAGTCTGTAATAGAGCGCAAATTGTCCATGCGATACCGTCGAGTAAAATTTTTTG aaaggagaaaaattgaGAGAAGAATAAGGAGGTTAGAGAGATTACAAAGAACAGCTGATCAGGTTGCACAGGATCAAATAGCTCAGCAACTTTTCCAGCTAAGGGAAGATCTTGAATATGTTAGG TTTTTCCCCAAGTCAGAAAAGTATGTCTCTTTGTTTATGGGAGGTGATGATGTGGATATAGTTGATAGAAGGAACAGATTGCGCAAGCAGATCAAAGCCAATCTCCTGGCTGCTGCAGCTAGTGGAAAGGATTTAGAAG AAACAGGAAGTGATGAGGATGGCCCCTTGGATGTCAGTGAAGATGATTTTTTCTTGAGTGGAAGCTCCAGTGATGAAGCAGATGCAGATGATGAATGGACGGATATAAATACAAG GGAGCAGGCTTCAGGTGCCTCAGGGAGAGCAACTTCTGGCATGTCGAGTGATGAGAAAAATCAG AGGCAGATCTATGTACGGGCTTTACTGCCACCACCAAGGATTCGTTCGGCACATCGTGGTGGTTTTTCATGTTCATCGAGCACAAATACATCCACGCCAAAAGGAGAGTTATCTTCATCCAGCAACACTTCACAGACGAGCCGCCGGACCTCGAAACTTGGGGGATCTTCAAAATCCTTAAACAGCCGAAGCAGCAATCTCAGTTCAAATTCTGATTCTTATAAGCCTAAGAGAAAACGTCAATGGAAAAAGCGGAAACAAGCCTAG
- the LOC116250815 gene encoding uncharacterized protein LOC116250815 isoform X1, protein MLGLSYGELFFIVGATAALIGTRDLPIIARTAGRLVGRAIGYVQSARGQIESVLQQSQVTQVHKELQDTMAQLEAIRYEIRSISVMNPGPLTKRLIDGTNTSPLSNTTNEGPTQKTSEEEHRESHVSEASNGSSMNFTSLESQATAYARLADAMNQVKGQTEKLDNEGLLVVLPVSAESTGLLHKHKGAEATGSDIVLEAVLEAEVAQNAKQFFGQAASDIIANKQ, encoded by the exons atgcttggGCTTTCGTATGGGGAGTTGTTCTTTATAGTTGGAGCAACTGCTGCTCTCATCG GGACTAGGGATTTGCCCATCATCGCGCGAACGGCCGGCAGGTTGGTCGGAAGAGCAATTGGCTATGTTCAATCTGCGCGGGGCCAGATTGAGAGTGTGCTGCAACAATCCCAAGTTACCCAG GTTCACAAAGAACTTCAGGACACAATGGCTCAATTAGAGGCGATACGGTATGAAATCCGAAGTATATCAGTCATGAACCCTGGTCCATTGACAAAGAGACTAATTGATGGGACAAATACTAGTCCATTAAGTAATACAACCAATGAAG GTCCAACGCAGAAGACCAGTGAGGAAGAACATAGAGAGAGTCATGTTTCAGAG GCATCAAATGGTTCATCCATGAATTTCACTTCCCTGGAATCCCAAGCAACAGCATACGCACGACTTGCAGATGCTATGAACCAAGTCAAAGGACAAACAGAGAAGCTAGACAATGAAGGCTTACTGGTTGTTCTACCTGTTTCAGCTGAGAGCACTGGGCTCCTCCACAAACATAAAG GTGCTGAGGCAACAGGATCTGACATAGTTTTAGAAGCAGTTCTGGAAGCTGAGGTCGCTCAGAATGCGAAACAGTTCTTTGGCCAAGCTGCCTCTGATATTATTGCAAATAAACAATGA